The following coding sequences are from one Lycium ferocissimum isolate CSIRO_LF1 chromosome 3, AGI_CSIRO_Lferr_CH_V1, whole genome shotgun sequence window:
- the LOC132049357 gene encoding ABSCISIC ACID-INSENSITIVE 5-like protein 2 has protein sequence MGSQGGGGGNGVGATQAQEPKTNALARQGSLYSLTLDEVQNQLGDLGKPLSSMNLDELLKTVWTVEASQGMGGGTDYEAHGQVASGSSLLPGDLSKKTVDQVWQDIQQGRKRDNNNNNNIDNRKAHGERQITLGEMTLEDFLVKAGVVAESTPGKKSSGSGSVLGVDTMAMPQQNVQQQAQWSQYQIQPMHQLPPVFMPGHPVPQPLTIVPNPTIDATYPESQMAMSPTALMGTLSDTQTLGRKRVAPGDVVEKTVERRQKRMIKNRESAARSRARKQAYTHELENKVSRLEEENERLKRQKEIEKVLPSVPPPEPKYQLRRTSSAPF, from the exons ATGGGATCTcaagggggtgggggtggtaaTGGTGTTGGTGCAACTCAAGCCCAAGAACCAAAGACAAATGCTTTGGCTAGGCAAGGATCATTATATAGTTTAACTCTTGATGAggttcaaaatcaattaggGGATTTAGGGAAACCATTAAGTAGTATGAATCTTGATGAGCTTCTTAAGACTGTATGGACTGTTGAGGCTAGTCAAGGAATGGGAGGGGGAACGGATTACGAGGCGCACGGTCAGGTTGCTTCGGGTAGTTCTCTACTGCCAGGTGATCTGAGCAAGAAGACTGTTGATCAGGTGTGGCAGGATATTCAACAGGGGCGTAAAagggataataataataataataatatcgaTAATAGGAAAGCTCACGGGGAGAGGCAGATTACTCTTGGTGAAATGACACTTGAGGATTTTTTGGTTAAGGCTGGAGTGGTTGCTGAGTCAACTCCGGGGAAGAAAAGTTCGGGTTCGGGCTCTGTTTTAGGGGTTGATACAATGGCAATGCCACAACAGAATGTTCAACAACAAGCTCAATGGTCACAATATCAGATCCAGCCAATGCATCAGCTACCACCGGTTTTTATGCCTGGCCATCCGGTTCCACaacctttgactattgttccgaacCCAACGATAGATGCAACTTATCCTGAATCTCAGATGGCGATGTCCCCAACTGCTCTAATGGGCACATTATCGGACACGCAAACACTTGGAAGAAAAAGAGTTGCACCGGGCGATGTGGTTGAGAAGACTGTTGAAAGGAGGCAGAAGAGGATGATTAAGAATAGGGAATCTGCAGCGAGGTCACGAGCAAGGAAGCAG GCTTACACACATGAACTGGAGAACAAGGTTTCACGGCTCGAAGAGGAGAATGAAAGGCTCAAGAGACAGAAG GAGATAGAGAAGGTGTTACCAAGTGTTCCACCTCCAGAGCCCAAGTATCAGCTGCGCAGAACAAGCTCTGCCCCCTTCTAA